In a single window of the Bufo bufo chromosome 5, aBufBuf1.1, whole genome shotgun sequence genome:
- the LOC121002570 gene encoding DNA damage-regulated autophagy modulator protein 1-like → MTQSCCRLCPNNTQYFAFFLSDTGRIFPESVVFTVVFLISALFGAGNASIMYRFMIIRSEQSERRHIICQRILYVVAWMGCIGTIVTAIVSMRISPTVHRIGAGPAFFFCAVYNLGQAVCLYKKSFSSRRLCHIRLASTLVPIVGLLTFSVCMTIGYFQLLPCTGRCEEIYTRTGMVAEWTGFLGLIIHQLMNYTDFQHLSLTLSREGVSIGLREKTQDPENPQ, encoded by the exons ATGACGCAATCCTGCTGCCGTTTGTGTCCTAATAACACCCAATATTTTGCTTTCTTTCTCAGTGACACGGGACGAATATTCCCCGAATCGGTGGTCTTTACAGTGGTCTTCTTAATATCTGCCCTTTTTG GAGCTGGCAACGCTTCCATCATGTACCGGTTCATGATCATCCGGTCTGAACAATCAGAGAGGCGACATATCATCTGCCAGAGAATCCTCTATGTCGTTGCATGGATGGGCTGCATTGGGACCATTGTGACCGCCATAGTTTCG ATGAGGATCAGTCCTACAGTCCACAGGATCGGCGCAGGACCGGCATTTTTCTTTTGTGCCGTTTACAACCTAGGTCAAGCTGTATGCCTGTACAAGAAATCCTTCAGCAGTCGCCGCCTATGCCACATTAGATTGGCATCAACCTTGGTGCCCATTGTGGGCCTGCTGACCT TTTCTGTGTGTATGACCATCGGCTACTTTCAGCTTCTTCCATGTACTGGCCGATGTGAAGAG ATCTACACCAGGACAGGCATGGTGGCCGAGTGGACTGGATTCCTTGGCCTGATAATACACCAACTAATGAACTATACAGATTTCCAG CATTTGTCTTTAACGTTGTCCCGAGAAGGTGTCTCCATTGGCCTGAGAGAAAAGACCCAGGACCCTGAAAACCCCCAATAA